A genomic window from Fibrobacterota bacterium includes:
- the bamA gene encoding outer membrane protein assembly factor BamA: MRPILALALGLALGVPAWAQGVSSSAAVSDTATSSAWRIRKIRLVGVTTLDTTVLKGTLKFGEGETLTSELLADRQRESLRALLGTSLVSDAQLEFKEVAATEIDAIVTIREVPLCGVVAFEGPDDISEKDVKEVVRVGDGSLLSQANLGKDRQAILKLYHDKGYLLAEVESSLGKADSTGKVPLTWKIVEKSKVRVGKIQFVGNKRVSRKKLIGAMVTKEKRWWRSGEFNQDTLQLDLLKIRDLYREKGYLDAGVDSHQVTYRPDGKRLDIRLNLHEGRRYYRGRVSFTGQDVLSERFLKAQATMDSGDVLNQKKLDLEEQNLQNAYREEGRLFVKIDPVKTYRDSVVDILYMIKEGPPASVGQVIVEGNTKTRDKVVRRELRLFPGDLFRQSLLMRSYREVMQLNFFDNVVPDIRPSGEEGVVDVVFRVQEKEKGTGTFSAGGAYSQNDGFVLTLGLQIPNVMGTGRRVDANIDYGGYKQSLRLGLTEPWFMDSPTRVGISGFWTHQTDQYDDSYDYESRGFDLSLGRRLTWPDDYFSIGTGYGFSLNRYQGTNSDSYGLLRTDGIESSVSVTLTRDDKDLPLFPTSGSMFQLSYRRVGGIFQGDFDYHQGTTVAKWWFPTVGKFVLGMELQGGIQSGEAMQYSALYREGGLLGYQGKMRGYDAASLGLYRVGRSFLSSTAELRYPVADQLFYLIAFMDAGNVFGEAMRNDIDKSVKTLPNPWEEIDLGNLKRDWGFGFRLNIPMMGILGFDFAWGLDDGENSYGQSIPNKGMHANFTIEQPF; this comes from the coding sequence ATGCGACCAATTCTTGCTCTTGCCCTGGGCTTGGCTCTGGGTGTTCCTGCCTGGGCGCAGGGTGTCTCTTCTTCCGCGGCAGTTTCGGACACAGCGACCTCGAGCGCCTGGCGGATCCGCAAGATTCGCCTGGTTGGTGTGACCACGCTGGATACCACCGTCCTGAAGGGAACCTTGAAGTTCGGCGAAGGGGAAACCCTCACCTCCGAGCTTCTGGCCGATCGCCAGCGGGAAAGCCTGCGGGCCCTTTTGGGAACGAGCCTGGTTTCCGACGCCCAGTTGGAATTCAAGGAAGTCGCCGCCACCGAAATCGATGCGATCGTCACCATCCGCGAGGTTCCGCTGTGCGGTGTCGTGGCCTTCGAAGGACCGGACGACATTTCGGAGAAGGATGTGAAGGAAGTCGTGAGGGTGGGGGATGGAAGCCTGTTGTCTCAGGCGAACCTCGGAAAGGATCGCCAGGCCATCCTGAAGCTTTACCACGACAAGGGCTACCTGTTGGCCGAGGTGGAATCCTCCTTGGGCAAGGCCGATTCCACAGGCAAGGTTCCACTCACATGGAAGATCGTGGAAAAGTCCAAGGTCCGCGTGGGCAAGATCCAGTTCGTGGGCAACAAGCGCGTCAGCCGCAAGAAATTGATCGGTGCCATGGTCACCAAGGAAAAGCGTTGGTGGCGCTCGGGGGAATTCAACCAGGATACCCTGCAGCTGGATCTCCTCAAGATCCGCGACTTGTACCGCGAGAAGGGTTATTTGGACGCCGGGGTGGATTCCCATCAGGTGACGTATCGCCCTGACGGAAAACGTCTGGATATCCGTCTGAACCTCCACGAAGGGCGTCGGTACTACCGCGGCCGCGTTTCGTTCACCGGGCAGGACGTCCTTTCCGAGCGCTTCCTGAAGGCCCAGGCCACGATGGATTCCGGCGATGTGCTCAACCAGAAGAAGCTGGATCTGGAAGAGCAAAACCTCCAGAACGCCTACCGCGAGGAAGGCCGTTTGTTCGTCAAGATCGATCCGGTCAAGACCTACCGCGACAGCGTGGTGGACATCCTCTACATGATCAAGGAAGGACCTCCGGCCTCGGTGGGTCAGGTCATCGTGGAAGGCAACACCAAGACCCGCGACAAGGTGGTGCGTCGCGAATTGCGCCTGTTCCCGGGCGACCTGTTCCGGCAAAGCCTGCTGATGCGTTCCTATCGCGAAGTGATGCAGCTCAATTTCTTCGACAACGTGGTTCCGGACATCCGCCCTTCCGGCGAAGAAGGTGTGGTGGACGTCGTTTTCCGCGTGCAGGAAAAGGAGAAGGGAACCGGCACCTTCTCCGCTGGCGGCGCTTACAGTCAAAACGACGGATTCGTGCTGACGTTGGGACTCCAGATTCCCAACGTGATGGGCACGGGGCGTCGGGTGGACGCCAACATCGATTACGGCGGCTACAAACAAAGTCTGCGGCTTGGATTGACGGAGCCTTGGTTCATGGACTCTCCCACTCGCGTCGGAATTTCCGGATTCTGGACCCACCAGACGGATCAATACGACGATTCCTACGACTATGAATCGCGGGGCTTCGATCTTTCGCTGGGGCGCCGCCTGACCTGGCCGGACGACTATTTCTCGATCGGCACCGGATACGGATTCTCGCTCAACCGCTACCAGGGAACCAATTCCGACTCCTACGGGCTTCTGCGCACCGATGGCATCGAATCGTCGGTTTCCGTCACATTGACCCGCGACGACAAGGACTTGCCTCTGTTCCCCACTTCGGGAAGCATGTTCCAGCTGTCGTATCGCCGCGTGGGCGGGATCTTCCAAGGGGACTTCGACTACCACCAGGGCACCACGGTGGCCAAGTGGTGGTTCCCCACGGTGGGCAAATTCGTCCTGGGCATGGAGCTGCAAGGGGGCATCCAGAGCGGCGAGGCCATGCAGTACTCGGCGCTGTATCGCGAAGGTGGACTTCTCGGATACCAAGGGAAGATGCGCGGATACGATGCCGCCTCGCTGGGGCTCTACCGCGTCGGAAGATCGTTCCTCTCGAGCACCGCGGAGCTTCGGTATCCGGTCGCCGACCAGCTGTTCTACCTGATCGCCTTCATGGACGCCGGCAACGTGTTCGGCGAGGCCATGCGCAACGATATCGACAAGTCCGTGAAGACCCTTCCCAATCCTTGGGAAGAAATCGATCTGGGCAATCTCAAGCGGGATTGGGGCTTCGGCTTCCGGCTGAACATCCCGATGATGGGTATTCTCGGCTTCGACTTCGCCTGGGGATTGGATGATGGCGAGAACAGCTACGGCCAGTCCATTCCCAACAAGGGCATGCACGCGAATTTCACCATCGAACAGCCCTTCTGA
- a CDS encoding DUF547 domain-containing protein, with protein sequence MTKILALAASFGFAGALDNLQGPWAELLSAHVKGDRVDYAGVLKEKAKLEAYFKSVGEIDSNVVKSASKEERTAFYINVFNAGVFDLILKNPSKGSFFQMPGEVSNVASFTVAGEALSLNDVLRKKIFEPTQDARYWALVCDGSMSSAAIYGQPYNSSNVESLADERMRLWLSDTLRNKIRPNKIELSQIPFDDFRGKIEFRNFPGKIPGLIKKFGPDGADAEKNRPTYFYNAQKNSIQVAAPAKGKGAKGKKKK encoded by the coding sequence ATGACCAAAATTCTCGCCCTTGCCGCTTCCTTTGGATTTGCTGGCGCTCTGGACAACCTGCAAGGCCCTTGGGCGGAGTTGCTTTCCGCACACGTGAAGGGCGATCGGGTCGACTACGCCGGGGTCTTGAAGGAAAAGGCCAAGCTGGAAGCGTACTTCAAGTCGGTCGGCGAGATCGATTCCAACGTGGTGAAGTCCGCCTCCAAGGAAGAGCGCACGGCGTTCTACATCAACGTGTTCAATGCGGGCGTCTTCGATCTGATCCTCAAAAATCCGTCCAAGGGATCGTTTTTCCAGATGCCTGGCGAGGTTTCCAACGTGGCATCCTTCACCGTCGCCGGGGAGGCGCTTTCGCTCAACGACGTTCTGCGCAAGAAGATCTTCGAGCCCACCCAGGACGCTCGCTATTGGGCGCTGGTTTGCGACGGATCCATGTCCTCTGCGGCCATCTACGGCCAGCCCTACAATTCATCGAACGTGGAGTCGCTGGCCGACGAGCGCATGCGGCTTTGGCTGTCGGATACCTTGCGCAACAAGATTCGCCCCAACAAGATCGAGCTCTCCCAGATTCCCTTCGACGACTTCCGCGGCAAGATCGAGTTCCGCAACTTCCCCGGCAAGATCCCCGGATTGATCAAGAAGTTCGGACCCGACGGCGCGGATGCCGAGAAGAATCGCCCCACCTACTTCTACAACGCCCAGAAAAATTCGATCCAAGTCGCCGCTCCCGCAAAAGGAAAAGGCGCCAAGGGCAAGAAGAAAAAGTGA
- a CDS encoding UDP-3-O-acyl-N-acetylglucosamine deacetylase — protein MAFSFSGIGYHTGRPNRLRFQRAGRSVACIRIGDREISLRDRQFLPDASLRCTTFGGVGPVEHLLAAVCILGVEGWILEAEHEDLPLFDGSASMWENAILATGLAGPPLLAPRPAVVFECADARGWIRIRPSEQLELRMTWTDGVGGAESWSGGASELGQLLKARTFVRSHDFARARGAGLLVGVGPDSGRLLRGMLQDDAEMFLAASLGVDPSQEVWTGGPARQAGECAAHKALDLIGDFHLGLGGIPLGKIEAMDSGHFLHLKACQGLG, from the coding sequence GTGGCCTTTTCTTTTTCCGGGATCGGCTACCACACGGGAAGACCCAACCGATTGCGGTTCCAGCGCGCAGGGAGGTCCGTCGCGTGCATCCGGATAGGCGATCGCGAAATCTCCCTTCGAGATCGACAGTTTTTGCCGGATGCGTCCCTCCGATGCACGACCTTCGGAGGGGTGGGGCCGGTGGAGCACCTGCTGGCGGCGGTGTGCATTCTGGGAGTGGAGGGATGGATCCTGGAGGCCGAGCACGAGGATCTTCCACTCTTCGACGGCTCCGCCTCGATGTGGGAAAACGCCATTTTGGCGACCGGCCTCGCTGGACCGCCCTTGTTGGCTCCTCGGCCCGCTGTTGTTTTCGAGTGCGCGGATGCGCGGGGGTGGATTCGAATTCGGCCATCGGAGCAGTTGGAGCTTCGGATGACTTGGACCGACGGCGTGGGGGGGGCGGAGTCCTGGTCCGGAGGAGCCTCGGAGCTTGGTCAATTGCTGAAGGCCAGGACCTTCGTGCGATCCCATGATTTCGCCCGAGCGCGGGGAGCCGGACTGCTGGTGGGTGTGGGGCCTGATTCCGGACGGCTGCTTCGAGGCATGCTTCAAGACGATGCGGAGATGTTCTTGGCAGCCTCGTTAGGGGTGGATCCCTCCCAGGAAGTTTGGACTGGCGGACCGGCTAGGCAGGCGGGAGAATGCGCGGCGCACAAGGCGTTGGATCTCATCGGCGACTTCCACTTGGGGTTGGGTGGGATTCCTTTGGGGAAGATCGAAGCGATGGATTCAGGGCATTTCTTGCATCTCAAAGCATGCCAGGGACTTGGCTGA
- a CDS encoding ATP-dependent Clp protease ATP-binding subunit, giving the protein MNGMFTDRVKKVMQLAREESVRLGNDYVGTEHLLLGLIREGDGVAIAVLRNQGVDLEELSRSIEKQINTSGGMMTIGQMIPFTPRAKKVLEIAAQEARAMSHKYIGTEHILLALMKDNESAAASALAAVGVDYDSCREEIDRVLRGSEAGAQPSQATPGLPEGAQIPGKKKSKTPFLDHFGRDLTDLARAGKLDPIIGRDAEIERVIQILSRRKKNNPLLIGEPGVGKTAVVEGLALKIVERKIPEVLESKRVVSLDMASIVAGTKYRGQFEERLKALMTELQKNDNVITFIDEIHTIVGAGGSEGSLDASNIFKPALARGELQCIGATTFDEYRKHIEKDGALERRFQSITIEPPSPDETIEILKGLKERYEKHHKVVYTLGAIEAAVKLSERYMNNRFLPDKAIDIIDEAGARIRLSALTVPPSIRQLEDEVAEVILKKEQSVADQDYEAAARFRDQQEKLQETLAQSKVQWKEEKGSERLEVDEDIITDVVAKMTGIPITRVDATEGLNLLSLENDLHKRVVGQERAIEVVAKAIRRSRAGFHNNRRPIGSFMFLGPTGVGKTELCKALADVMFKTQDALVRIDMSEYMEKFAVSRLVGAPPGYVGYEEGGQLTEKIRKKPYAVILLDEIEKAHPDVFNMLLQILDDGHLTDSFGRKINFRNTVIIMTSNLGARDIKRGGLGFSAGDLQSEFSRIERSVMDEVKRTFNPEFLNRVDETIVFHSLTQADLEKIIDIQLSEVQARLSEKRVTLVPSEGAKLLLVEKSFDSQLGARPLRRSIQRLVEDALAEDFLRGRFSEGDTIRIDREADKLVFTPVTPA; this is encoded by the coding sequence ATGAACGGCATGTTCACAGACCGAGTGAAGAAGGTGATGCAGCTGGCACGGGAAGAATCCGTCCGGCTGGGGAACGACTATGTCGGGACCGAACACCTCCTGTTGGGATTGATCCGCGAAGGGGATGGCGTCGCCATCGCCGTGCTGCGAAACCAGGGCGTTGATCTGGAGGAACTATCACGTTCCATCGAAAAACAGATCAACACGTCCGGTGGCATGATGACGATCGGCCAGATGATCCCGTTCACCCCGCGGGCCAAGAAGGTGTTGGAAATCGCCGCGCAGGAAGCCCGTGCGATGTCCCACAAGTACATCGGGACCGAGCACATCCTGCTGGCCCTCATGAAGGACAACGAGTCCGCAGCTGCTTCGGCCCTGGCCGCCGTGGGAGTGGATTACGATTCCTGTCGTGAGGAGATCGATCGGGTGTTGCGCGGTTCGGAAGCCGGAGCGCAGCCCTCCCAGGCCACTCCGGGGCTGCCCGAAGGCGCCCAGATCCCGGGCAAGAAAAAGAGCAAGACTCCTTTCCTGGACCACTTCGGTCGCGATCTCACCGACCTTGCGAGAGCAGGCAAGCTGGATCCCATCATCGGCCGCGACGCCGAGATCGAACGGGTGATCCAAATTCTGTCGCGTCGCAAGAAGAACAACCCCTTGCTCATCGGCGAACCCGGTGTCGGCAAGACCGCGGTCGTGGAAGGTCTGGCTCTCAAGATCGTGGAGCGGAAGATTCCGGAAGTCCTGGAAAGCAAGCGCGTGGTCAGCCTGGACATGGCCAGCATCGTGGCCGGCACCAAGTACCGCGGCCAATTCGAGGAACGCCTCAAGGCGCTGATGACCGAGTTGCAGAAAAACGACAACGTCATCACGTTCATCGACGAAATCCACACCATCGTCGGAGCGGGTGGTTCGGAAGGCAGCCTGGATGCCTCGAACATCTTCAAGCCGGCCTTGGCGCGCGGCGAATTGCAATGCATTGGTGCCACCACCTTCGACGAATACCGCAAGCACATCGAGAAGGACGGCGCCCTGGAGCGCCGCTTCCAGTCGATCACCATCGAGCCCCCTTCGCCGGACGAGACCATCGAGATCCTCAAGGGTCTCAAGGAACGCTACGAGAAGCACCACAAGGTGGTCTACACCTTGGGGGCCATCGAGGCGGCCGTGAAGCTTTCCGAGCGCTACATGAACAACCGGTTCTTGCCGGACAAGGCGATCGACATCATCGACGAGGCGGGTGCGCGCATCCGTCTTTCCGCCTTGACCGTGCCGCCTTCCATCCGCCAGTTGGAAGACGAAGTGGCCGAGGTGATCCTCAAGAAGGAGCAGTCGGTCGCCGACCAGGACTACGAGGCGGCCGCGCGATTCCGCGACCAGCAGGAAAAGCTCCAGGAGACCTTGGCGCAATCGAAGGTCCAGTGGAAGGAAGAGAAGGGCTCCGAGCGGCTGGAAGTGGATGAAGACATCATCACCGATGTCGTGGCGAAGATGACCGGAATCCCCATCACCCGTGTGGACGCCACCGAGGGACTCAACCTCCTTTCGTTGGAAAACGACCTCCACAAGCGCGTGGTGGGCCAGGAACGCGCCATCGAGGTGGTGGCCAAGGCCATACGCCGCAGCCGCGCCGGGTTCCACAACAACCGCCGTCCCATCGGCTCCTTCATGTTCCTCGGCCCCACCGGTGTGGGCAAGACCGAACTTTGCAAGGCGTTGGCGGATGTGATGTTCAAGACCCAGGATGCCCTGGTCCGCATCGACATGAGCGAGTACATGGAGAAGTTCGCGGTCAGCCGTTTGGTCGGCGCGCCTCCGGGATACGTGGGATACGAGGAAGGCGGCCAGCTCACCGAAAAGATCCGCAAGAAGCCCTACGCCGTGATCCTGCTCGACGAAATCGAGAAGGCCCATCCGGATGTCTTCAACATGCTTTTGCAGATCCTGGACGACGGCCATCTGACCGACAGCTTCGGACGCAAGATCAACTTCCGCAACACGGTCATCATCATGACCTCCAACCTCGGCGCCCGCGACATCAAGCGCGGGGGATTGGGCTTCTCTGCGGGCGATCTGCAAAGCGAATTCAGCCGCATCGAGCGCTCCGTGATGGACGAAGTCAAGCGAACGTTCAATCCGGAGTTCCTCAATCGCGTGGACGAGACGATCGTCTTCCATTCGCTCACCCAGGCCGATCTCGAGAAGATCATCGACATCCAGCTCTCCGAGGTCCAGGCTCGCCTTTCCGAAAAGCGCGTGACCCTGGTGCCTTCGGAGGGGGCGAAGTTGCTGCTGGTGGAAAAGAGCTTCGATTCGCAGCTCGGTGCCCGTCCGCTGCGCCGTTCGATCCAGCGCCTGGTGGAGGACGCATTGGCCGAAGACTTCCTGCGCGGACGTTTTTCGGAAGGCGACACCATCCGGATTGATCGCGAGGCCGACAAGCTCGTGTTCACGCCGGTGACGCCTGCCTGA
- a CDS encoding OmpH family outer membrane protein, producing the protein MRRVFLSVLALSISVFAAEAVPRIGLVDTKAIFDGFKGTKEAQDRFDKQVANWEQDVADKQKELATLKDKFDKQGMMLSEERKRALQSDFMAKQADLQKMVQTLYGKDGKLVKENEKFTGPIIQKIRGIAQQVAKAEGYDLVLDRASGAVFYVGKEDWDLTQKVLDRLNADFVSTDAPVAKDTKETPAASTKPKAK; encoded by the coding sequence ATGCGCAGAGTATTCCTGAGCGTTCTTGCGTTGTCGATTTCCGTTTTCGCGGCCGAGGCCGTCCCCCGCATCGGCTTGGTGGACACCAAGGCGATCTTCGACGGCTTCAAGGGCACCAAGGAGGCCCAGGATCGTTTCGACAAGCAGGTCGCGAATTGGGAGCAGGACGTGGCCGACAAGCAGAAGGAGCTTGCCACCCTCAAGGACAAGTTCGACAAGCAGGGCATGATGCTTTCCGAAGAGCGCAAGCGCGCTCTGCAGAGCGACTTCATGGCCAAGCAGGCCGACCTCCAGAAGATGGTCCAGACGCTCTATGGCAAAGACGGAAAATTGGTCAAGGAAAACGAGAAGTTCACCGGTCCGATCATCCAGAAGATCCGCGGGATCGCCCAGCAGGTGGCCAAGGCCGAAGGCTACGATCTCGTGCTGGACCGCGCTTCCGGTGCGGTGTTCTACGTGGGTAAGGAAGATTGGGACCTGACCCAGAAGGTTCTCGATCGTTTGAATGCGGATTTCGTTTCCACCGACGCTCCGGTGGCCAAGGACACCAAGGAAACGCCTGCGGCTTCCACCAAGCCAAAGGCCAAGTAG